AAGTATCAAGTCTAATAACCAACCCCTTGCTCAGGACAAAATGATTTCAACATTTCCTCTTCTGAACTGCCCAGTAACcccaagtgatttttaaattgggaGGCAGATTACTGGCAATAAGTTCATCAAATTTAGATCTATCATGGATAGGCACATTATAGAAATCAAGAACATCTCTTACCCTACACATCTGGTGAAGCCTGGAGTTGGGCACTGCATGGCCCAGGTCATCAGCTAAACGTACCAACAAACCGAATTTCAGATGACCATCTTCCAGGGACACATCCTGCCAATTGCTAGGAACAGATGAGCCAAAAATTTCTTTGACACAGGATTCCACACGTCTCTGGAGATCTTCAGGTGGTATGTATGTTCGGCGTGGTAAGGGTGGACACACCAAAACAGGTTCTTCCTTCACCTCTTCTACTGTCTCAGCCACCactggctttttctcttttctgaattgAGACCAAAATTCTCTGCGTGGTGCCCCTAAGACGATCCACATGAGACCTCTTCTGGTAACGCCAGACACTGACAGCGCCGCCATCTCGGAGGAGAACTGCATGatagctctttctttctttttttttttttaagagagagagtgtgtgagggctgggggtgggagcggcagagggagagggagagagagaatcttaagcaggctccatgctcaacatagagctccatgcagggctcagtcccacgaccctgagatcatgacctgagccaaaaccaagagtctgatgcttaaccaactgaaccacccaggcgccccctggacaCACCTTTCTGGTGACAGCTTCTCATGGATCCTTTTAGACAAGTTGTCCTGAACTTATTAACTTGTCCTGAAGTTGACTCTCAGTGACGGGGTCCAACTGATTTTATTCTCACAGACATTTCACCCATGCTCCTTTCTCAACATCACTGTATGGGTTCACTGGCCTTTTTTGAACTGCCAATAATggtttaaaaacagattttcttcCTACTGGTTTAT
The sequence above is drawn from the Zalophus californianus isolate mZalCal1 chromosome 9, mZalCal1.pri.v2, whole genome shotgun sequence genome and encodes:
- the LOC113922907 gene encoding 39S ribosomal protein L50, mitochondrial-like, coding for MAALSVSGVTRRGLMWIVLGAPRREFWSQFRKEKKPVVAETVEEVKEEPVLVCPPLPRRTYIPPEDLQRRVESCVKEIFGSSVPSNWQDVSLEDGHLKFGLLVRLADDLGHAVPNSRLHQMCRVRDVLDFYNVPIHDRSKFDELIASNLPPNLKITWGYWAVQKRKC